From the genome of Ptychodera flava strain L36383 chromosome 22, AS_Pfla_20210202, whole genome shotgun sequence, one region includes:
- the LOC139123048 gene encoding caspase-3-like isoform X2 codes for MASDKQDISDKGDSVDAGILGKGDLKTAKASDEDVTSSFGQLKIQESSPDESQNKAEGTYSCEDKKSKTVKASSIDDILERDNVYSTSHVKRGRALIINNRDFEPKTRMNRRNGTDIDRDNIRRTFSGLGFNVTTSDNLKVREMHGELIELSKENHTDSDCVAVVILSHGDDGIIYGTDGTTPVEELTKYFSGENCETLVGKPKLFFLQACRGKEFDDGVVLKSGIDQTDAAPVAQRLPVQADFLICYSTVPGYYSWRNTENGSWFIQAICKVFDRYGQDMDVLQMMTKVSRIVAYSFESSANSPSNDKKKQIPCTVSMLTKDLLFTPKTTPTEK; via the exons ATGGCGTCAGACAAGCAGGATATATCCGATAAAGGCGACTCCGTTGACGCTGGCATTTTAGGAAAAGGCGACCTGAAAACCGCGAAAGCAAGCGACGAAG ATGTCACAAGTTCCTTTGGTCAACTAAAGATCCAAGAAAGCAGCCCTGATGAGTCACAAAACAAGGCAGAAGGAACATATTCGTG TGAAGACAAAAAGAGTAAAACAGTGAAGGCTTCAtctattgatgacattttagaaCGAGATAACGTGTACAGTACATCACATGTGAAAAGGGGACGGGCTCTTATCATCAATAACAGGGACTTTGAACCAAAAACTAGGATGAATAGACGAAATGGGACAGACATAGACAGAGATAACATAAGAAGAACTTTTAGCGGACTTGGGTTTAATGTCACGACATCTGATAACTTGAAAGTTCGTGAAATGCATGGCGAATTGATAGAGC TATCAAAGGAAAATCACACCGATTCTGATTGTGTAGCGGTGGTTATCCTTAGCCACGGAGATGATGGCATCATTTATGGTACAGACGGTACGACACCGGTTGAAGAACTCACAAAGTACTTCTCTGGGGAAAATTGTGAAACACTCGTTGGAAAACCAAAACTTTTCTTCCTCCAG GCATGTCGAGGTAAGGAATTTGACGACGGTGTTGTGCTTAAATCTGGCATTGACCAAACAGATGCCGCTCCTGTCGCCCAGCGTCTGCCAGTGCAGGCTGACTTCCTCATTTGTTACTCGACTGTACCTG GTTATTATTCATGGCGAAATACTGAAAACGGATCCTGGTTTATTCAAGCCATCTGCAAAGTTTTTGACCGCTATGGTCAGGACATGGACGTGCTTCAGATGATGACCAAAGTCAGCAGGATTGTGGCGTACAGTTTTGAATCGAGTGCCAACTCTCCCAGTAACGACAAGAAGAAACAAATTCCCTGCACTGTGTCAATGTTGACAAAGGACTTGTTGTTTACGCCTAAAACCACTCCCACGGAAAAATAG
- the LOC139123048 gene encoding caspase-3-like isoform X1: MASNQSDMSPEGDSEDAGFLGIFRWETKKSSKLDVTSSFGQLKIQESSPDESQNKAEGTYSCEDKKSKTVKASSIDDILERDNVYSTSHVKRGRALIINNRDFEPKTRMNRRNGTDIDRDNIRRTFSGLGFNVTTSDNLKVREMHGELIELSKENHTDSDCVAVVILSHGDDGIIYGTDGTTPVEELTKYFSGENCETLVGKPKLFFLQACRGKEFDDGVVLKSGIDQTDAAPVAQRLPVQADFLICYSTVPGYYSWRNTENGSWFIQAICKVFDRYGQDMDVLQMMTKVSRIVAYSFESSANSPSNDKKKQIPCTVSMLTKDLLFTPKTTPTEK, translated from the exons ATGGCGTCAAACCAGTCCGATATGTCCCCCGAAGGCGATTCCGAAGATGCTGGCTTTCTGGGAATCTTTCGTTGGGAAACCAAGAAGTCAAGCAAATTAG ATGTCACAAGTTCCTTTGGTCAACTAAAGATCCAAGAAAGCAGCCCTGATGAGTCACAAAACAAGGCAGAAGGAACATATTCGTG TGAAGACAAAAAGAGTAAAACAGTGAAGGCTTCAtctattgatgacattttagaaCGAGATAACGTGTACAGTACATCACATGTGAAAAGGGGACGGGCTCTTATCATCAATAACAGGGACTTTGAACCAAAAACTAGGATGAATAGACGAAATGGGACAGACATAGACAGAGATAACATAAGAAGAACTTTTAGCGGACTTGGGTTTAATGTCACGACATCTGATAACTTGAAAGTTCGTGAAATGCATGGCGAATTGATAGAGC TATCAAAGGAAAATCACACCGATTCTGATTGTGTAGCGGTGGTTATCCTTAGCCACGGAGATGATGGCATCATTTATGGTACAGACGGTACGACACCGGTTGAAGAACTCACAAAGTACTTCTCTGGGGAAAATTGTGAAACACTCGTTGGAAAACCAAAACTTTTCTTCCTCCAG GCATGTCGAGGTAAGGAATTTGACGACGGTGTTGTGCTTAAATCTGGCATTGACCAAACAGATGCCGCTCCTGTCGCCCAGCGTCTGCCAGTGCAGGCTGACTTCCTCATTTGTTACTCGACTGTACCTG GTTATTATTCATGGCGAAATACTGAAAACGGATCCTGGTTTATTCAAGCCATCTGCAAAGTTTTTGACCGCTATGGTCAGGACATGGACGTGCTTCAGATGATGACCAAAGTCAGCAGGATTGTGGCGTACAGTTTTGAATCGAGTGCCAACTCTCCCAGTAACGACAAGAAGAAACAAATTCCCTGCACTGTGTCAATGTTGACAAAGGACTTGTTGTTTACGCCTAAAACCACTCCCACGGAAAAATAG